From a region of the Sesamum indicum cultivar Zhongzhi No. 13 linkage group LG3, S_indicum_v1.0, whole genome shotgun sequence genome:
- the LOC105158835 gene encoding guanosine nucleotide diphosphate dissociation inhibitor 2, with protein sequence MDEEYDVIVLGTGLKECILSGLLSVDGLKVLHMDRNDYYGGESTSLNLIQLWKRFRGSDKPPAHLGSSRDYNVDMIPKYIMANGELVRVLIHTDVTKYLYFKAVDGSFVYNRGKIHKVPATDMEALKSPLMGIFEKRRARKFFIYVQDYNECDPKTHEGLDLTRVTTRELIAKYGLDDNTVDFIGHALALHRDDRYLDEPALDTVKRIKLYADSLARFAGGSPYIYPLYGLGELPQAFARLSAVYGGTYMLNKPDCKVEFNEEGQVCGVTSEGETAKCKKVVCDPSYLPNKVRKVGKVARAIAIMSHPIPNTNDSHSAQVILPQKQLGRRSDMYLFCCSYSHNVAPKGKFIAFVSTEAETDHPETELKPGIDLLGPVDEIFFDTYDRYEPVNEPSLDNCFISTSYDATTHFESTVMDVLNMYTLITGKVLDLNVDLSAASAAEE encoded by the exons ATGGATGAAGAGTATGACGTGATAGTGCTGGGGACGGGTCTCAAGGAATGCATCCTCAGCGGTCTTCTATCCGTCGATGGCCTTAAG GTTCTGCACATGGACCGTAATGACTATTATGGTGGGGAGTCGACTTCACTCAATCTTATTCAG CTTTGGAAGCGATTTAGAGGAAGTGATAAGCCTCCAGCTCACTTGGGTTCTAGTAGGGATTATAATGTTGACATGATCCCAAAG TATATTATGGCAAATGGTGAACTTGTGCGGGTCCTTATTCATACTGATGtcactaaatatttatatttcaaagcTGTTGATGGAAGCTTTGTGTACAATAGAGGAAAG ATTCATAAGGTGCCTGCAACTGACATGGAGGCCCTCAAATCTCCTCTCATGGGTATCTTTGAAAAGCGCCGTGCCCGAAAGTTCTTCATTTATGTTCAAGATTACAATGAATGCGATCCTAAAACACATGAGGGATTGGATTTGACAAGAGTTACAACTAGAGAACTCATTGC GAAGTATGGTCTTGATGACAACACTGTGGATTTTATTGGTCATGCACTGGCTCTCCACAGAGATGACCGTTACTTGGATGAACCAGCATTGGACACTGTGAAAAGGATAAAG CTTTATGCAGATTCTTTAGCACGTTTTGCTGGAGGATCACCATACATCTACCCGTTGTATGGCCTTGGAGAGCTTCCTCAG gCATTTGCTCGGCTTAGTGCTGTATATGGTGGGACCTACATGTTGAACAAACCTGACTGCAAG GTTGAGTTTAATGAGGAAGGCCAAGTCTGTGGTGTTACATCAGAGGGGGAAACAGCCAAGTGCAAAAAAGTTGTATGTGATCCTTCCTACCTTCCCAACAAG GTTAGGAAGGTTGGCAAGGTTGCTAGAGCCATTGCTATTATGAGCCACCCAATTCCGAACACCAATGATTCACACTCAGCACAAGTTATTCTACCTCAGAAACAGTTGGGCCGCAGATCTGACAT GTATTTGTTTTGTTGCTCTTATTCTCACAATGTTGCTCCAAAAGGaaaatttattgcttttgtcTCAACTGAAGCGGAAACCGATCACCCGGAGACTGAACTGAAGCCAGGGATTGATCTGCTTGGACCCGTGGATGAGATTTTCTTTGACACTTATGACAGATATGAACCAGTCAACGAGCCTTCTCTGGACAATTGCTTCATATCAACA AGTTATGACGCCACCACTCACTTTGAGTCCACCGTCATGGATGTGCTGAATATGTATACCCTGATCACTGGAAAG GTTCTCGATCTTAATGTGGATTTAAGTGCGGCCAGTGCTGCTGAAGAATGA
- the LOC105158836 gene encoding GPI ethanolamine phosphate transferase 3, which produces MGMPAKWASGRNGDLGGWKWAIAVSLGIMLLHSLSILLFTRGFLLTRSELSQYSQCNDVADSPCFPPPPDQNANGSCWTKPAVDRLVIIVLDALRFDFVAPSAFFAEKKPWMDKLQAIHKFASQNQSTAGIFKAIADPPTTSLQRLKGLTTGGLPTFIDVGNSFGAPAIVEDNLIHQLVQNGKRVVMMGDDTWLQLFPHHFVRSYPFPSFNVKDLDTVDNGCIMNLFPTLYEEDWDVLIAHFLGVDHAGHIFGVDSTPMIQKLEQYNEIIEKVVSVLESQSGPGGLHENTMLLVMGDHGQTINGDHGGGAAEEVETAIFALSLKKPPLPPPAAADSSSCKLDMHGRRICINSIPQLDFAATVSALLGLPFPFGSIGRVNSQLFSLAGGTLNQEKSTTGDDSSPLEVENWMQYYVNVLCINSWQVKKYIDVYSSLSLIGFSEKDLLHVSKLYAEAQELWSSTSKNFSLDKSHKAFAPLPVVKQQLDAYSKFLGSVAALARSNWTEFNLKLMGLGFFIMLSSLYLHLFLIRRLDKQCGLQSCLSRYSREFFGVTFACILVLIRACSFLSNSFILEEGRVASFLLATIAIYQLRCAIAKKIMLLEALGLCLLVPMLRISIELGQLKQAVNSLFLKVDPSRTLGIDNDSQLWMYVAEVLPISALIMVACLLYKSTASCSSQGILKYVVAVTLCNYMLIPLHWASDSSLFSLPPFLEGIKGNIIPRVTYAAGLLQLSLLAISQLVVRERAQNLEECTVAKVLALLSAWSSTIIILSGKQGPLVALASSIGGWCLTRLMALEQDTRSESSRSSLSYVLPVTQWSLLAVCMFFSTGHWCAFDGLRYAAAFIGFDEFNLFRQAILLAIDTFGFSHILPIFGLPLLVAFCYPQRQNKQVFSMRLCQVYLIYGFITAVPVTFTMLCVTIHRRHLMVWGLFAPKFVFDIVGLLLGDLLIFLSALYYNA; this is translated from the exons ATGGGAATGCCGGCAAAATGGGCTTCCGGGAGGAATGGGGACTTGGGTGGGTGGAAATGGGCTATCGCAGTTTCCCTGGGAATAATGCTGCTTCACAGCTTGTCCATTTTGCTTTTCACTAGGGGTTTCCTTCTCACCCGCTCTGAGCTTTCCCAATATAGTCAATGCAACGATGTTGCGGACTCTCCCTGCTTCCCTCCTCCTCCTGATCAAAATGCCAACGGAAGTTGTTGGACCAAACCGGCTGTTGATCGTCTTGTTATCATTGTTCTAGATGCTCTAAG gtttgattttgttgctcCAAGTGCATTTTTTGCAG AGAAGAAACCATGGATGGATAAGTTACAAGCAATACACAAATTCGCTAGTCAGAATCAATCTACAGCTGGAATTTTCAAAGCTATAGCGGATCCCCCTACCACCAGTTTGCAGCGTCTAAAG GGTCTGACTACTGGTGGGCTTCCCACGTTCATTGATGTAGGAAACAGCTTTGGTGCTCCAGCAATTGTTGAAGATAACTTGATACATCAG TTGGTTCAAAATGGAAAGCGGGTGGTGATGATGGGGGATGACACATGGTTGCAATTGTTTCCACATCATTTCGTCAGATCTTATCCCTTCCCGTCTTTCAATGTCAAAGACCTTGATACG GTAGACAACGGATGCATCATGAACTTATTCCCCACTCTGTATGAAGAAGATTGGGATGTGCTAATAGCACATTTTCTGGGTGTT GATCATGCTGGCCATATATTTGGTGTCGACTCTACCCCAATGATACAAAAATTGGAGCAGTACAATGAAATTATAGAG AAAGTTGTCTCAGTGCTTGAGAGCCAAAGTGGACCTGGGGGTTTACATGAAAATACAATGCTTCTTGTTATGGGAGATCATGGGCAAACCATCAATGGGGATCATGGGGGAGGTGCTGCGGAGGAG GTGGAAACAGCAATTTTTGCATTGAGTTTAAAGAAGCCTCCGCTCCCACCACCTGCTGCAGCTGATAGCTCGTCTTGCAAGTTGGATATG CATGGGAGGAGGATTTGCATTAACTCTATTCCACAG CTTGATTTCGCTGCCACTGTGTCCGCCCTGCTTGgtcttccctttccctttggGAG TATTGGGCGTGTTAATTCTCAACTCTTTTCCTTAGCTGGTGGAACATTGAATCAGGAAAAGTCAACCACTGGTGATGATAGCAGTCCATTGGAAGTTGAAAATTGGATGCAATACTATGTCAATGTCCTCTGTATTAATTCTTGGCAG GTGAAGAAATACATTGATGTCTATTCATCTTTGTCATTAATTGGATTTTCAGAGAAAGACTTGCTGCACGTATCAAAGCTGTATGCTGAAGCACAGGAGCTTTGGTCAAGCACTTCAAAGAATTTTTCACTGGACAAAAGTCACAAGGCGTTTGCACCCTTACCTGTCGTCAAACAGCAACTTGATGCGTACTCTAAATTTTTGGGAAGTGTTGCTGCTCTAGCGCGATCCAACTGGACTGAGTTTAATTTGAAGCTGATGGGTTTAGGCTTCTTCATTATGTTAAGTTCACTCTATCTGCATCTATTTCTTATCAGGAGGTTGGACAAGCAATGTGGACTTCAATCTTGTTTGTCTCGCTATTCTAGGGAATTCTTTGGGGTTACTTTTGCTTGTATTCTGGTTCTGATACGTGCCTGCAGTTTCCTTTCTAACAGTTTTATTT TAGAAGAAGGGCGAGTGGCTAGTTTTCTTTTGGCAACAATTGCAATATATCAACTACGTTGTGCAATAGCAAAGAAGATAATGTTACTCGAA GCGCTTGGGCTTTGTCTTTTGGTTCCTATGCTCAGAATCAGTATTGAACTTGGGCAATTGAAGCAGGCTGTGAATTCATTATTCTTGAAAGTTGATCCTTCAAGGACACTGGGCATTGACAATGACTCTCAGCTCTGGATGTATGTTGCTGAAGTCCTGCCTATATCAGCTCTTATTATGGTTGCATGTCTGCTGTACAAGAGCACTGCTTCTTGTTCCTCTCAGGGAATTTTGAAGTATGTGGTTGCAGTaactttatgtaattatatgctCATACCTTTACATTGGGCCTCAGATAGTAGCCTGTTTAGTCTGCCCCCGTTTCTTGAGGGGATAAAAGGAAACATAATTCCTCGAGTAACCTATGCTGCTGGACTTCTACAACTGTCGTTATTGGCAATAAGTCAACTGGTTGTTAGGGAGAGAGCTCAGAATTTGGAAGAATGTACGGTTGCTAAAGTGTTGGCCTTGTTATCTGCCTGGAGTTCAACGATCATTATTCTGTCTGGAAAACAAGGTCCCTTGGTTGCATTAGCATCATCAATTGGAG GTTGGTGCTTAACTAGGTTAATGGCCTTGGAACAGGATACTCGCAGTGAGTCTTCTAGATCTTCACTCTCTTATGTACTTCCTGTGACCCAATGGAGCCTTCTGGCTGTCTGCATGTTCTTCAGTACAGGTCATTG GTGTGCTTTTGATGGCCTCAGATATGCAGCCGCATTTATTGG ATTTGATGAATTCAACCTTTTTCGTCAAGCAATCCTTCTGGCAATCGACACATTTGGTTTCTCTCACATTCTTCCTATATTCGGACTTCCCCTCCTCGTTGCATTCTGTTATCCGCAAAGACAGAACAAACAAGTATTTTCAATGAGATTATGTCAA GTGTATCTGATTTATGGATTCATCACAGCCGTACCAGTCACATTCACAATGTTATGCGTCACAATTCACAGGCGGCATTTGATG GTCTGGGGATTATTTGCCCCAAAGTTCGTCTTTGACATCGTGGGTCTTCTTCTAGGCGacttgttaatatttttgtcagcACTCTATTACAACGCGTGA
- the LOC105158837 gene encoding serine/threonine-protein kinase rio2-like yields MKLDVDALRYLSKDDFRVLTAVEMGMRNHEIVPAELIDRIASLRHGGTYKVLKNLLKHKLLHHDSSKYDGFRLTYLGYDFLAIKTLVNRGVFAAVGRQIGVGKESDIFEVATEDGTVLAMKLHRLGRVSFRAVKSKRDYLRHRSSYNWLYLSRLAALKEFAFMKALDEHGFPVPHAVDCNRHCVIMSLIQGYPLVQVKQLQNPDTVFETILGLIVRLAEHGLIHCDFNEFNIMIDDDEKVTMIDFPQMVSVSHRNAKMYFDRDVECIFKFFRKRFNINSDENEVEQDNSEVESDEDCRPQFSDIKKASGFLDKELEASGFTRKDQDDMEKFVDGDAEEDPGSDSEETEDEQAIVDQTNDDSIKNFESLSLVREGEDDLPEGNLDNLQYIMDQDTSKEHSGKGHKPHENSRLEHENNAGDETQVNRAHDSEEDEQTNDDPELVKRLSKQRQRAIQAARGRRKVITSRNAYKDKGGRSSCNSKIQKQLSSW; encoded by the exons atgaagtTGGATGTGGACGCGCTGAGATACCTCTCCAAAGATGATTTCAGGGTTCTTACCGCCGTCGAGATGGGCATGCGGAAT CATGAAATTGTACCGGCGGAGTTGATTGACAGAATTGCATCCCTCAG GCATGGTGGCACCTATAAAGTTTTGAAGAATTTGCTTAAGCACAAGCTCTTGCATCATGATTCTTCCAAAT ATGATGGTTTCCGGCTAACATACTTGGGCTATGACTTTCTTGCAATTAAGACATTGGTTAACCGTGGAGTTTTTGCTGCGGTTGGACGTCAAATTGGTGTGGGAAAGGAATCTG ATATTTTCGAGGTTGCCACGGAAGATGGCACAGTTCTTGCCATGAAGCTACATAGGCTTGGTAGGGTATCTTTCAGGGCAGTCAAGTCTAAACGTGATTATTTGAGGCACCGTAGTAGCTATAATTGGCTGTACTTGTCACGGCTTGCTGCTCTCAAGGAGTTTGCATTTATGAAG GCTTTGGATGAACACGGTTTTCCTGTTCCACATGCCGTGGATTGCAATCGGCATTGTGTCATCATGTCACTCATCCAAGGTTATCCGCT TGTGCAGGTTAAGCAGTTGCAAAACCCAGACACAGTCTTTGAAACAATCCTTGGTCTTATTGTTCGCCTGGCAGAGCATGGACTTATTCACTGCGATTTCAATGAATTTAATATCATG aTTGATGACGATGAGAAGGTTACAATGATTGATTTTCCACAAATGGTTTCAGTTTCTCATCGAAACGCCAAGAT GTACTTTGATCGTGATGTTGAGTGCATCTTTAAGTTCTTTAGAAAGAG GTTCAACATCAATTCtgatgaaaatgaagttgaACAAGACAATTCAGAAGTCGAATCTGATGAAGATTGCAGGCCTCAGTTCTCGGACATAAAGAAAGCTTCTGGTTTCCTGGACAAGGAACTTGAAGCAAGTGGTTTCACTAGAAAGGATCAAGATGATATGGAGAAG TTTGTTGATGGGGATGCCGAGGAAGATCCGGGATCTGATTCTGAAGAAACTGAAGATGAACAAGCAATTGTTGATCAGACAAATGATGacagtataaaaaattttgagtccTTGAGTTTGGTTAGAGAG GGAGAAGATGATTTGCCTGAAGGTAATTTGGACAACCTTCAATATATTATGGATCAAGATACTTCAAAGGAACATAGCGGAAAAGGACATAAGCCCCACGAAAACAGCCGGCTTGAGCATGAGAATAATGCTGGGGATGAGACACAGGTAAACCGTGCCCATGATTCTGAAGAAGATGAGCAGACTAATGATGACCCTGAACTCGTAAAGCGTCTGAGTAAACAAAGACAACGAGCCATCCAAGCAGCCCGTGGTAGGAGGAAGGTTATAACTTCTAGAAACGCTTACAAGGACAAAGGTGGAAGGTCCTCTTGCAATTCAAAGATCCAAAAACAATTAAGTAGCTGGTAA